The proteins below are encoded in one region of Lactuca sativa cultivar Salinas chromosome 3, Lsat_Salinas_v11, whole genome shotgun sequence:
- the LOC111898057 gene encoding putative glycine-rich cell wall structural protein 1 — MGLTPFFIFVVVLSLYLVDGLNHEAKDVVSNRRVLKELNVHGKNTTSSEIIVVDSKMEMNHGGGGGGGGGSGSGSGSGSGGGKSGGNKRKHKKKHNGGKGNSAGGGGGGGNGKGEGHGWGGGKGRGGGGGGGGGGGGGGGSGSGNGRGGGSGGSGNGGGGGGGGSGSGSGDGGGGGGGGGGGGGGGGGGGQGGGWGWGGGANHNCWIWGCGGGHAPASKG; from the exons ATGGGGCTCACACCATTTTTCATCTTTGTTGTTGTTTTGAGCCTATATTTGGTTGATGGACTCAATCATGAGGCTAAGGACGTTGTTTCAAATCGTAGAGTTTTGAAAGAACTAAATGTGCATGGAAAGAACACAACTTCTTCCGAGATTATTGTGGTTGACAGCAAAATGGAAATGAaccatggtggtggtggtggtggtggtggtgggagtGGGAGTGGGAGTGGGAGTGGGAGTGGGGGTGGTAAAAGTGGTGGAAATAAGAGGAAGCACAAGAAAAAGCACAATGGTGGTAAAGGGAACAGTGCAG gaggaggaggaggaggaggaaatgGGAAAGGTGAAGGTCACGGATGGGGAGGTGGAAAGGGAAGAGGTGGCGGGGGTGGagggggaggaggtggtggaggaggtggcGGTAGTGGTAGTGGTAATGGACGTGGCGGTGGCAGTGGTGGTAGTGGTAAtggcggtggcggtggcggtgggGGTAGTGGTAGTGGGAGTGGTGATGgaggtggcggtggcggtggcggtggcggtggtggtggcggtggcggtggaGGTGGTCAAGGTGGAGGTTGGGGTTGGGGAGGAGGTGCAAATCATAATTGTTGGATATGGGGATGTGGAGGAGGACATGCACCTGCGAGCAAGGGATGA
- the LOC128132808 gene encoding putative glycine-rich cell wall structural protein 1 codes for MGLAPFFIFVAVFSLYLVDGLNHEAKDGISNRRVLKELNVHGKNTTSSEITVVNSKMEMNHGGGGGAGGGAGGSGSGSGSDSGSGSGSGKSGGNKRKHKKKHNGGKGNSAGGGGGGGGGGGGGGGGGGGVGGGGGGGSGSGGGGGGGGGGSGSGSGSGSGDGGGGGGGGGGGGGGGQGGGWGWGGGANQNCWIWGCGGGHPPATKG; via the exons ATGGGGCTCGCACCATTTTTCATCTTTGTGGCTGTTTTCAGCCTATATTTGGTTGATGGACTCAATCATGAGGCCAAGGACGGTATTTCAAATCGTAGAGTTTTGAAAGAACTAAATGTGCATGGAAAGAACACAACTTCTTCTGAGATTACTGTGGTTAACAGCAAAATGGAAATGAaccatggtggtggtggtggtgctggTGGTGGTGCTGGTGGGAGTGGGAGTGGGAGTGGGAGTGATAGTGGGAGCGGGAGCGGGAGTGGGAAAAGTGGTGGAAATAAGAGGAAGCACAAGAAAAAGCACAATGGTGGTAAAGGGAACAgtgctggtggtggtggtggtg GCGGTGGCGGGGGTGGAGgtggaggaggcggtggaggAGGAGTAGGTGGCGGTGGAGGTGGCGGTAGTGGTAGTGgaggtggcggtggcggtggAGGTGGAGGTAGTGGGAGTGGGAGTGGGAGTGGGAGTGGTGATGGAGGTGGAGGTGGCGGTGGGGGTGgcggtggaggtggaggtggtcaAGGTGGAGGTTGGGGTTGGGGAGGAGGTGCAAACCAAAATTGTTGGATATGGGGATGTGGAGGAGGACATCCACCGGCGACCAAGGGATGA